GCTCGCGTTGCCGGCCTGGTCTCCCTGGCCGTAGACCACGGGCACCGCAGCCCCCGGGGTGCCGGCGGGCGCCGAGCCCACCGGCAGTGTCGGCGCCCGCCGCGCGCCCGGGAGGTCGCGCGTGATCGGCTCCAGGTCTGCGTACGTCTTGGCCTTGTAGGTCTCCTCGAGCCGCTCCTCGAGCTCGTCGATCTCCAGGCGCCCCTCCCCCGCGGCCTCGCGCAGGATGTCGGCCACCTCGTGGCGGTCGGCGTCGCTGATGCGCAGGTCGGCTCGGCGCTCCTGCTCGGGGTGCGGTTCGGGGAGTCCCATGATCCCGCATGCTATCGGCGCAGGGGGAACCCGTCTCTCGGGTTCATCCCTGATCCCCCATCCACCGATCGGTGGATCAGGGCTGCGCCTCCACGTAGACGCTGGCCCCGAGCTCGAGGAACTCCTCGCTCTTCTCCTTCATCCCGGTCTCCGGGTCGAGACCGCCGAACCGGTCGCGTACGTCCTGGCTGATCTTCATCGAGCAGAACTTCGGGCCGCACATCGAGCAGAAGTGGGCGGTCTTGGCGCCCTCCGCCGGCAGGGTCTCGTCGTGGAAGCTCTCCGCGGTGACGGGATCCAGCGAGAGCGCGAACTGGTCGCGCCAGCGGAACTCGAAGCGGGCCTTGGACAGCGCGTCGTCGTGGTCACGGGCACCGGGGTGGCCCTTCGCGATGTCGGCGGCGTGGGCGGCGAGCTTGTAGGTGATCACGCCGGTCTTCACGTCGTCGCGGTCCGGCAGGCCGAGGTGCTCCTTCGGGGTGACGTAGCAGAGCATCGCGGTGCCGTGCATCGCGATCGTGGCCGCGCCGATCGCGGAGGTGATGTGGTCGTAGCCCGGCGCGATGTCGGTCGCGAGCGGGCCCAGCGTGTAGAACGGCGCGCCGTGGCACCACTCCTGCTGCAGGTCGACGTTCTCCTTCACCAGGTTGAGCGGCACGTGGCCGGGGCCCTCGACCATGACCTGTACGTCGTGCTCCCAGGCGCGCTCGGTGAGCTCGGCGAGGGTGCGGAGCTCGGAGAGCTGGGCCTCGTCGTTGGCGTCGGCGGTGGAGCCCGGGCGGAGGCCGTCGCCGAGGGAGAAGGCGACGTCGTACTGCTTGAAGATCTCGCACAGCTCGTCGAAGTGGGTGTAGAGGAAGCTCTCCTCGTGGTGCGCGAGGCACCAGCCGGCCATGATCGAGCCGCCTCGAGACACGATGCCGGTGACGCGGTCGGCGGTGAGCGGGACGTAGCGCAGGAGTACGCCGGCGTGGATCGTCATGTAGTCGACGCCCTGCTCGGCCTGCTCGATGACGGTGTCGCGGAAGATCTCCCAGGTGAGCTTGTCGGCCTCGCCGTTGACCTTCTCCAGGGCCTGATAGATCGGGACGGTGCCGATCGGGACCGGGCTGTTGCGCAGGATCCACTCGCGGGTGGTGTGGATGTCGTCGCCGGTGCTCAGGTCCATCACCGTGTCGGCACCCCAGGTGATGGCGTGGGTGAGCTTGTCGACCTCCTCGGCGATCGAGCTGGTCACGGCGGAGTTGCCGATGTTGGCGTTGATCTTCACCAGGAACCGCTTGCCGATGATCATCGGCTCCGACTCGGGGTGGTTGACGTTGTTGGGGATGATCGCGCGGCCCGCCGCCACCTCGTCGCGGACGAGCTCGGGGCTGCAGCTCTCGCGCACGGCGACGTAGGCCATCTCCTTGGTGATGATGCCCTTCCTCGCATAGTGCATCTGCGAGATGTTGGTGCCGCGGCGTGGCCGGCGGCGCTCGCCCTGCCACTCGTCGCTGGCGGCTCCGCGGCGCACGGCTGCCTTGCCGTTGTCGCGCAGATCTGCCTCCCGGCCGCCGTAGGTCTCGGTGTCGCCTCGCTCGTCGATCCACTCGTCGCGGCGCGGCGGGAGGCCCTGCTCCGGGAGCGAGCCCGGGCCCTCGGTGCAGTAGCGGTCGAAGGTCTCGCCGTTGGTCAGCGCGACCCGGGTCACCGGGACCTTGAGGTCGCCGAGCTCGAGGCGGGTGTGGGCGGGGTGGACGGTCATCGTGTTCCTCCGATGGTGTGGGCGATCGGTCCTCGGCCGCGGCCGAGAGTCCAGGACTGGCTGATGGCGAGCTGTCGGGTGACGTACGCGGCGGCCTGCTCCGCCGCTTCTCGTAGGGGTGCGCCGCGGGCGAGGTGTGCGGCCAGGGCCGAGCTGTAGGTGCAGCCGGTGCCGTGGTCGTTGCTCGTGGGCACGGCGGGGTGGCTGATCGGGACGGCCGGCTTGCCCGGCTCGGCGAGCCAGTCGGTGCACTCGCCGGTCGCGGCCGGGTCGCCGCCGGTGACGATCACGGCGCGCCCGCTGGTCGGGCCGCGAACGCCGGCGAGGGCAACCGCGAGCTCCTCCGGCGAGCCGTCGTGGCCGAGCAGCGCCCGGGCCTCGTCGAGGTTGGGAGTGACGACGGTGGCGACGGGGAGGAGGTGGTCGAGGTAGGCGCGGCGTACGTCCTCGCCGCCGAGCACCGCACCGGAGGTGGCGACGAGGACGGGGTCGACGACGAGCGGGCGGCCGGCGCACAGGCGCGCGACCAGCTCGACCGCCTCGGCGCTGCCGAGCATGCCGGTCTTGACCGCCGCGACGGGGAGATCGTCGAAGACCGCGTGGAGCTGTGCCTCGAGGGTGGCGACCGGGATCGGATGGATGTCGCTGACGTCGGTCGTGTCCTGGGCGGTCACAGCGGTGATCACGCAGGCGCCATGCACCCCGAGCGCGGCGAACGTGGCCAGGTCCGCCGCCGTGCCCGCCGCTCCCCCGGAGTCGGTGCCCGCGATGGTGAGCGCGACCGGCGGGTTCATGGAGCCACCTTCGGGATGGCGAGGGCGGCGAGCAGATCGCGCACGACCTGACCCGGCTCCTCCGCCCGCATCACCGCGCCCATCACGGAAACCCCATGGGCACCTGCGTCGACGGCCTCGGCGGCGTTGTCCGGGGTGATCCCACCGAGTGCGTACGTCGGCAGCGGAAGCTCCCGGAACGCGCCCGGTCCCAGCGGCGGCCCGTACCCGGGCTTGGACTCGGTCAGCGCGTAGGGGCTCAGCATCGCGTAGTCGAACCCCTCCTCGGCCGCTCGAGCGACCTCGGCGGAGCTGTGGCAGCTGCGGCCGAGGTGTAACACGCTGTTACACGGACTATCCGGTCGTTCTGATGGGGCGAGTAGTCCATCGAACGACGTGTTACAGCTCGCGGAGGCGGGAAGGTGCACACCCACTGCAGCAGGCAGAGGTGTGCGGGCAGCGATGACGTTCAGACCGAGCGCAGCGATCAGCTCGGCCAGCCTGGCGCGCTGCTCGGCGGGCTCGTCGAGCTCGCGGAGCACGACGTGGGTCAGACCGGCCTCGGCACACTCGGCCAGCGTCGGGAGCAGCCCACGGCCGAGGCGCAGCTGCGATCGGTCGGTGAGGACCAGCAGTCGCGGCAGCGTCAGGTCCGCGCCCGGAGCGGAGCGAGGACGTCGTGGGGTGTTCATGCTGTTCGGGGTCCCCGCGGCGCCCGGAGCGGAGCGAGGACGTCGTGGGGTGTTCATGCGATCCGGCCTTCCATCGGCGAGGACGCCCGGGCGACGGCTTGGCGTGGGATCCGGCCGGCGCCGCGGGCGGCAAGGCCGGCCTCGACGGCGAGCCGGAGGGCCCGGGCCATCTGGACAGGGGCGTCGGCGCGGGTCACCGCGGTCGCGGCGAGCACCGCGGAGCAGCCGAGCTCGAGCGCCAGGGCCGCGTCGGAGGCGGTCCCGACGCCGGCATCGAGCACGACCGGCACGTCGACGGCGGCCACGAGAGCCTCGATGGCGTGCGGGTTCAAGATCCCGAGCCCCGACCCGATCGGCGACCCGAGCGGCATCACCGCCGCGCAGCCGGCGTCCTCGAGGCGACGGGCGAGGACGGGGTCGTCGGTGGCGTACGGAAGGACGGTGAAGCCCTTGCGCACCAGTTGCTCGGCAGCCTCGACGAGCTCGACGGCGTCGGGCAGCAGCGAGGTCTCGTCACCGATCACCTCCAGCTTCACCCAGTCGGTCTCGAGCGCCTCCCGGGCGAGCTCGGCGGTCAGCACCGCCTCGCGCGCCGAGAGGCAGCCGGCGGTGTTGGGCAGGATCGGGACGCCCGACTCACGCACCTTCTCGAGCAGTCCTCCGGTCGCCGTCGAGGACGTACGCCGCATCGAGACCGTCACCAGCCCCGGCTCGGCCGCTTCGATGACAGCGGGGAGCAGCGCCAGGTTGGGCAGGCCGCCGGTGCCGAGGAAGAGGCGGGAGGAGAGCTCGCGTCCGGCGATCGTGAGGCCGGTCGAAGGTGTCGTCATCCGCCCTGCACCGCCGTCACGATCTCGACGACGTCGCCGTCCTGAAGCGGCCATCGCACCCAGTCGTCGCGGGGCACGATCTCCTCGTGGACGGCGACCGCGATCCCGCTCGGTCGCCGGTCACCGGTCCTGGCCTCGAGCAGGTCGGCGACCGTGCCGCTGACCTCCATCGGCTCGCTGTTCACGGTGATCTTCATCCGTCCTCCTTCATCCGGAACCGACGCGGATCCACCGCGGGCTCCACCGAACCTGTCTCGACGTGGTCGGCGACCTGCTGTGCGATGAGCGGCGCCAGCAGGATCCCGTTGCGGAACGCTCCTGCGGCCAGCACGACCCCGGGCTCATGGGTCGGCCCGACCAGCGGGAGGTTGTCGGCCGTGCCCGGCCGGTCGCGCGAGGTCACCTCGACCACGCTCGCCCGGTCGAGCGAGGGCACCACCCGGCGCGCCAGGTCGAGCAGCCGCCAGACGCCTTCGACGCTCGGCAGCAACGGCCCGTCGCGCTCCTCGGAGGTGGCGCCGATGACCATCTCGTCGCTCTCGACCCTCGGCACCACGTAGACCTGCTCGCCGTGCACCCACGCACGCACCGTCCGCTCGACCGGCTCCTGGGTCCGAACGCGCACGACGTCGCCGCGCACCGGCCGGATGAGACGTGCGTACGGCCCGGGGAGATTCGCGCCCGTGGCGATGACGGTCACCTCAGCGGCTGTGTTGGTCTCGACACGCTCGCCAGCGCTCACGGCTCGACCGACGGGACGGCGCTCGGGACCGACACGGTCACCGACCCGATCGAGCAGCGCGGCAACGACCGCACGTGGGTCGACCGAATGGTCGTCCGAGAGGAACGCCCCACCAGCGATGCGGCCGAGCCCCGGCTCCCGAGCGAGCAGCTCCCGCCGCCCCAGCCGCTCGTGGGCGACCCCGGCGAGGTCGAGCACCGCCAGCTGTCTCTCGACCTGCTGAACGTCGCCGGCGTCGACTCCGGCCAGCAGCGTGCCGCGGGTGTGCACGGAGACCCCGAGCCGCCGAGCGAACTCCGGCCAGAGCGCGAGCGACGCCAGGCCGAGCCGGGTCAGGGTCTCTTCCCCGTGCCAGGCCTCACCGGCCGGGCTGAGCATGCCGGCCGCGGCGTACGAGGCCCCCGACCCCGGGGCCGGATCGACCACCTCGACGTCGTGCCCACGACGGATCAGCTCGTCGGCCACCGAGAGCCCGACGATCCCGGCGCCGAGGATCCGCGCCCGCATCAGCCGACCGCTTCCACGAGCTCCTTCGCGGCCAGCAACGGGTCGGGTGGTCGCCAGAGCCCGCCGATCACGGCGACCCCGTGGGCGCCGGCGGCGCGCACCTCCGCCGCGGACGATGCCGAGATCCCGCCGATCGCGATCAACGGGAGCACTCCGGCAGCGTCGCTGACCGCGGAGACGCCCAGCGGGTCGGGAAGCCCGGCCTTCGACGAGGTGGCGAAGACCGGCCCGAAGCCGGCGTAGTCGGCACCGTCGGCCGCGGCCGCCTCGACCGCAGCGCGGTCGCGGCACGTCGCCCCGACGA
The sequence above is drawn from the Nocardioides albertanoniae genome and encodes:
- the thiC gene encoding phosphomethylpyrimidine synthase ThiC, which produces MTVHPAHTRLELGDLKVPVTRVALTNGETFDRYCTEGPGSLPEQGLPPRRDEWIDERGDTETYGGREADLRDNGKAAVRRGAASDEWQGERRRPRRGTNISQMHYARKGIITKEMAYVAVRESCSPELVRDEVAAGRAIIPNNVNHPESEPMIIGKRFLVKINANIGNSAVTSSIAEEVDKLTHAITWGADTVMDLSTGDDIHTTREWILRNSPVPIGTVPIYQALEKVNGEADKLTWEIFRDTVIEQAEQGVDYMTIHAGVLLRYVPLTADRVTGIVSRGGSIMAGWCLAHHEESFLYTHFDELCEIFKQYDVAFSLGDGLRPGSTADANDEAQLSELRTLAELTERAWEHDVQVMVEGPGHVPLNLVKENVDLQQEWCHGAPFYTLGPLATDIAPGYDHITSAIGAATIAMHGTAMLCYVTPKEHLGLPDRDDVKTGVITYKLAAHAADIAKGHPGARDHDDALSKARFEFRWRDQFALSLDPVTAESFHDETLPAEGAKTAHFCSMCGPKFCSMKISQDVRDRFGGLDPETGMKEKSEEFLELGASVYVEAQP
- the thiD gene encoding bifunctional hydroxymethylpyrimidine kinase/phosphomethylpyrimidine kinase, which codes for MNPPVALTIAGTDSGGAAGTAADLATFAALGVHGACVITAVTAQDTTDVSDIHPIPVATLEAQLHAVFDDLPVAAVKTGMLGSAEAVELVARLCAGRPLVVDPVLVATSGAVLGGEDVRRAYLDHLLPVATVVTPNLDEARALLGHDGSPEELAVALAGVRGPTSGRAVIVTGGDPAATGECTDWLAEPGKPAVPISHPAVPTSNDHGTGCTYSSALAAHLARGAPLREAAEQAAAYVTRQLAISQSWTLGRGRGPIAHTIGGTR
- a CDS encoding thiamine phosphate synthase, producing MNTPRRPRSAPGADLTLPRLLVLTDRSQLRLGRGLLPTLAECAEAGLTHVVLRELDEPAEQRARLAELIAALGLNVIAARTPLPAAVGVHLPASASCNTSFDGLLAPSERPDSPCNSVLHLGRSCHSSAEVARAAEEGFDYAMLSPYALTESKPGYGPPLGPGAFRELPLPTYALGGITPDNAAEAVDAGAHGVSVMGAVMRAEEPGQVVRDLLAALAIPKVAP
- a CDS encoding thiazole synthase, whose translation is MTTPSTGLTIAGRELSSRLFLGTGGLPNLALLPAVIEAAEPGLVTVSMRRTSSTATGGLLEKVRESGVPILPNTAGCLSAREAVLTAELAREALETDWVKLEVIGDETSLLPDAVELVEAAEQLVRKGFTVLPYATDDPVLARRLEDAGCAAVMPLGSPIGSGLGILNPHAIEALVAAVDVPVVLDAGVGTASDAALALELGCSAVLAATAVTRADAPVQMARALRLAVEAGLAARGAGRIPRQAVARASSPMEGRIA
- the thiS gene encoding sulfur carrier protein ThiS — its product is MKITVNSEPMEVSGTVADLLEARTGDRRPSGIAVAVHEEIVPRDDWVRWPLQDGDVVEIVTAVQGG
- a CDS encoding thiamine phosphate synthase; the protein is MLPRIFALVSATDDLTLLPAFAELGIDGFQVRDKTATTRELLALTASVIERVEAYAACVIVDDRLDVALAAGAAGVHLGASDLPVADARRIADAASPGLVVGATCRDRAAVEAAAADGADYAGFGPVFATSSKAGLPDPLGVSAVSDAAGVLPLIAIGGISASSAAEVRAAGAHGVAVIGGLWRPPDPLLAAKELVEAVG